The following are encoded in a window of Salmo trutta chromosome 27, fSalTru1.1, whole genome shotgun sequence genomic DNA:
- the LOC115164712 gene encoding uncharacterized protein LOC115164712 isoform X2: protein MGSLASEVLDEAHCFWATCAHPCCWESEQRIAKGVPHYIKQRTSDGGRAPVDARHKPTSGSITQDLHVPGLNSVDHNPRNKQHKEVKLNTAQINQLASCSSASWGSGSVVMWVPNPQHIPQCQARNRPKSPYVPVKELICLPSLKTSKINRNPRIQVQESKNVRKRVPYQLTTLTSKPKSEHGLSSPVAQQTVHPTDLALAKPDTDTDPKREEEKAKTQAHTSPHPPPAPRIPSAFLLRNKPVVFHSVRERVLRRHTQQDLSTYKYKLDSKNGGGGIDWDSLRRQTYLWRKHNLPPNCDREKPFPPEDMTVSQKGFGFYPIPKAMLHHDPRSPLSKGPAVWRCLECVDGMWCGHGGGPLASISKCLNSLVSNSSFKFCSRSNLSCQNPLHQLLDGDYLSDVNPGNKGTIAPQNSMMHLQDTASHYSDCQGEDNEFGLCSERDAEGGLGALERPGRSS from the exons ATGGGCAGCCTTGCCAGTGAGGTTTTGGATGAGGCCCACTGTTTCTGGGCGACGTGCGCTCATCCTTGCTGCTGGGAGTCGGAGCAGCGCATTGCCAAAGGCGTCCCACACTACATAAAGCAAAGAACATCAGATGGGGGCAGAGCCCCTGTAGATG CCAGACACAAGCCCACCAGCGGGAGCATAACACAAG ATCTTCACGTTCCAGGGTTAAACTCTGTTGACCATAATCCTCGTAATAAACAACACAAGGAAGTAAAG CTCAACACAGCTCAGATCAATCAGTTGGCCAGCTGTTCCAGTGCATCATGGGGCTCTGGCTCCGTAGTGATGTGGGTACCCAATCCCCAACACATCCCGCAGTGCCAAGCCCGAAACAG GCCTAAATCTCCCTATGTACCTGTCAAGGAGCTCATTTGCCTTCCGTCCTTAAAAACCTCAAAAATT AACAGAAATCCAAGAATTCAAGTCCAAGAGTCCAAGAATGTGCGGAAGAGGGTGCCGTACCAGCTGACAACATTGACGTCAAAGCCGAAAAGTGAGCATGGGTTGAGCTCCCCAGTGGCACAGCAAACTGTCCACCCAACAGACCTTGCCCTGGCCAAGCCTGACACAGACACTGACcccaagagggaggaggagaaggccaAGACCCAGGCTCATACCAGCCCACACCCTCCCCCAGCACCCAGGATCCCCAGTGCTTTCCTCCTCAGGAACAAGCCTGTGGTGTTCCACAGTGTCAGGGAGAGGGTACTGAGAAGACACACCCAGCAGGACCTCTCAACGTACAAGTACAAACTGGACAGCAAG AATGGTGGGGGTGGCATTGACTGGGATAGTCTGAGAAGACAGACCTATCTGTGGAGGAAGCACAACCTTCCACCCAACTGTGACAGAGAGAAGCCATTTCCCCCAGAGGACATGACTGTCAGCCAGAAAGGCTTTGGTTTCTACCCCATCCCAAAGGCCATGCTCCATCACGACCCAAGGAGCCCTCTGTCCAAAG GTCCAGCTGTGTGGCGCTGCCTGGAATGTGTGGATGGGATGTGGTGTGGCCATGGTGGTGGTCCACTGGCCTCCATATCCAAGTGCCTTAACTCATTGGTGTCAAACAGTTCCTTCAAGTTCTGTAGCAGATCCAACCTCAGCTGTCAAAACCCCTTGCACCAA CTCCTAGATGGAGATTACCTAAGTGATGTGAATCCAGGCAACAAGGGCACCATCGCTCCTCAGAACTCCATGATGCACCTTCAGGACACAGCTTCACACTACAGTG ACTGTCAAGGAGAGGATAATGAATTTGGCTTATGCTCAGAGAGAGATGCTGAAGGAGGTCTAGGAGCCCTAGAGAGGCCAGGTAGGAGCTCTTAG
- the LOC115164711 gene encoding CCN family member 1 gives MFSLVSLRRTVSTLFVLLSSAAVMVESDCPTQCSCGPSPQSCPAGISWVTDACGCCKVCARQFNQDCSPSQPCDHIKGLHCHLGAGGDPERGLCRAEAQGRPCEFNGRVYQHGEDFQPSCQHQCSCMDGVVGCMPLCPQQVPLPNWRCSQPRLARPWDRCCQEWVCDDKNHISEDPEELPQAAVPDPQPLPNHINNQLQAQVLAQPRYQASTGVTFRELVSLPSARCFPQTTDWTECSTTCGMGISSRVTNNNPECRLVRETRLCQVRQCDLQLTPAIKRVKKCQRTVRPQEPIRINFAGCSTTRRHRPHTCGSCADGRCCTPSLTRTVRLRFQCPDGEGFTRNVMWIQSCSCKKSCHNHSSPSRPSVSLHNDIHNFRH, from the exons ATGTTTTCTCTGGTTAGTTTGAGACGGACCGTCTCCACACTGTTCGTTCTCCTCTCCAGTGCTGCTGTCATG GTGGAGAGTGACTGTCCTACCCAGTGCTCCTGTGGTCCCTCACCGCAATCGTGCCCAGCGGGCATTAGTTGGGTGACAGACGCCTGTGGCTGCTGTAAGGTGTGTGCCAGGCAGTTCAACCAGGACTGCAGCCCCAGCCAGCCCTGTGACCACATCAAGGGCCTGCACTGCCACCTGGGGGCTGGGGGAGACCCAGAGAGAGGCCTGTGCCGAG CGGAGGCCCAGGGCCGGCCCTGTGAGTTCAACGGGCGTGTCTACCAGCATGGAGAGGACTTCCAGCCCAGCTGCCAGCACCAGTGCAGCTGCATGGATGGGGTGGTGGGCTGTATGCCACTCTGTCCCCAGCAGGTGCCCTTGCCCAACTGGCGCTGCTCCCAGCCAAGGCTGGCACGGCCCTGGGACCGCTGCTGTCAGGAGTGGGTCTGTGATGACAAAAACCACATCAGTGAGGACCCAGAGGAACTTCCACAGGCAGCCGTACCTGACCCACAACCCCTCCCAAACCACATCAACAACCAGCTCCAGGCCCAAGTCCTGGCCCAGCCACGCTATCAGGCCAGCACTGGAGTCACCTTTAGAG AGTTGGTGTCCCTCCCCAGCGCCAGATGCTTCCCTCAGACCACTGATTGGACGGAATGTTCCACCACGTGCGGGATGGGCATCTCAAGCCGGGTGACCAATAACAACCCAGAGTGTCGGCTGGTCAGAGAGACACGACTCTGTCAGGTCCGCCAATGTGACCTGCAGCTTACCCCAGCAATCAAG AGGGTAAAGAAGTGCCAGCGTACAGTGCGCCCCCAGGAGCCAATCAGGATCAACTTTGCTGGCTGCTCCACAACACGCCGCCATCGGCCTCACACCTGTGGCTCCTGTGCGGACGGGCGATGCTGCACCCCTTCACTGACCCGCACCGTCCGCCTGCGCTTCCAATGTCCCGACGGAGAGGGCTTCACACGCAACGTCATGTGGATCCAGAGCTGCAGCTGCAAGAAGAGCTGCCACAATCACAGTTCCCCCTCAAGGCCCTCTGTCAGCCTGCACAATGACATCCACAACTTCAGGCACTGA
- the LOC115164712 gene encoding uncharacterized protein LOC115164712 isoform X1, with protein MGSLASEVLDEAHCFWATCAHPCCWESEQRIAKGVPHYIKQRTSDGGRAPVDVEEFPTLSVVNVSESTEGQKTPKVKLLYKTLSKKNFATDASLTLLSSQTQAHQREHNTSADLHVPGLNSVDHNPRNKQHKEVKLNTAQINQLASCSSASWGSGSVVMWVPNPQHIPQCQARNRPKSPYVPVKELICLPSLKTSKINRNPRIQVQESKNVRKRVPYQLTTLTSKPKSEHGLSSPVAQQTVHPTDLALAKPDTDTDPKREEEKAKTQAHTSPHPPPAPRIPSAFLLRNKPVVFHSVRERVLRRHTQQDLSTYKYKLDSKNGGGGIDWDSLRRQTYLWRKHNLPPNCDREKPFPPEDMTVSQKGFGFYPIPKAMLHHDPRSPLSKGPAVWRCLECVDGMWCGHGGGPLASISKCLNSLVSNSSFKFCSRSNLSCQNPLHQLLDGDYLSDVNPGNKGTIAPQNSMMHLQDTASHYSDCQGEDNEFGLCSERDAEGGLGALERPGRSS; from the exons ATGGGCAGCCTTGCCAGTGAGGTTTTGGATGAGGCCCACTGTTTCTGGGCGACGTGCGCTCATCCTTGCTGCTGGGAGTCGGAGCAGCGCATTGCCAAAGGCGTCCCACACTACATAAAGCAAAGAACATCAGATGGGGGCAGAGCCCCTGTAGATG TGGAAGAGTTTCCAACCCTTAGTGTGGTTAATGTATCGGAGTCGACTGAGGGCCAAAAGACCCCTAAAGTGAAGCTGCTTTACAAGACGCTTAGCAAGAAGAATTTTGCCACAGATGCCTCTCTAACTCTTCTCTCCAGCCAGACACAAGCCCACCAGCGGGAGCATAACACAAG TGCAGATCTTCACGTTCCAGGGTTAAACTCTGTTGACCATAATCCTCGTAATAAACAACACAAGGAAGTAAAG CTCAACACAGCTCAGATCAATCAGTTGGCCAGCTGTTCCAGTGCATCATGGGGCTCTGGCTCCGTAGTGATGTGGGTACCCAATCCCCAACACATCCCGCAGTGCCAAGCCCGAAACAG GCCTAAATCTCCCTATGTACCTGTCAAGGAGCTCATTTGCCTTCCGTCCTTAAAAACCTCAAAAATT AACAGAAATCCAAGAATTCAAGTCCAAGAGTCCAAGAATGTGCGGAAGAGGGTGCCGTACCAGCTGACAACATTGACGTCAAAGCCGAAAAGTGAGCATGGGTTGAGCTCCCCAGTGGCACAGCAAACTGTCCACCCAACAGACCTTGCCCTGGCCAAGCCTGACACAGACACTGACcccaagagggaggaggagaaggccaAGACCCAGGCTCATACCAGCCCACACCCTCCCCCAGCACCCAGGATCCCCAGTGCTTTCCTCCTCAGGAACAAGCCTGTGGTGTTCCACAGTGTCAGGGAGAGGGTACTGAGAAGACACACCCAGCAGGACCTCTCAACGTACAAGTACAAACTGGACAGCAAG AATGGTGGGGGTGGCATTGACTGGGATAGTCTGAGAAGACAGACCTATCTGTGGAGGAAGCACAACCTTCCACCCAACTGTGACAGAGAGAAGCCATTTCCCCCAGAGGACATGACTGTCAGCCAGAAAGGCTTTGGTTTCTACCCCATCCCAAAGGCCATGCTCCATCACGACCCAAGGAGCCCTCTGTCCAAAG GTCCAGCTGTGTGGCGCTGCCTGGAATGTGTGGATGGGATGTGGTGTGGCCATGGTGGTGGTCCACTGGCCTCCATATCCAAGTGCCTTAACTCATTGGTGTCAAACAGTTCCTTCAAGTTCTGTAGCAGATCCAACCTCAGCTGTCAAAACCCCTTGCACCAA CTCCTAGATGGAGATTACCTAAGTGATGTGAATCCAGGCAACAAGGGCACCATCGCTCCTCAGAACTCCATGATGCACCTTCAGGACACAGCTTCACACTACAGTG ACTGTCAAGGAGAGGATAATGAATTTGGCTTATGCTCAGAGAGAGATGCTGAAGGAGGTCTAGGAGCCCTAGAGAGGCCAGGTAGGAGCTCTTAG